A DNA window from Arachis duranensis cultivar V14167 chromosome 3, aradu.V14167.gnm2.J7QH, whole genome shotgun sequence contains the following coding sequences:
- the LOC107478772 gene encoding uncharacterized protein LOC107478772, producing MPVGLAHSSKEDEIVDDSREEAEVVPETQPLEGESVIPTRVELINIARVGDLSSSTPDHYLHLSLGPMNSTNVEDIPSNYGLTGEMELEVGLKFLNKDAAMLAIKNYNIRRSAKFKVVESDHTRFKFGSNVVIRNVSYNRNMHQGQSNQIWKEPRGSDQPFRQQHLPRYHRQRPSYNACQGNSYGGPSRDNQHPPNYYGQQPFRGFNTSTTQESVRQSVYGYKVSYKKVWLAKQKAIARIYGDWDDSYNQLQRYFNALQTFVPGTIVDLQTRPYYVGNTLERKSVMFHQVFWSFPLCVEAFKHCKLLVSVDGIHLYGKYTGTLLMGIAQDGNNNILLIAFVLVERENTDAWYFFLTNLRRHVSTQPGVLLISDRHAAIKAALE from the exons ATGCCCGTCGGGTTGGCTCACTCCTCTAAGGAAGACGAGATTGTGGATGATAGCAGAGAGGAAGCAGAAGTTGTTCCAGAAACCCAACCGCTTGAGGGCGAAAGTGTCATCCCAACTCGTGTTGAGCTGATAAATATCGCAAGGGTTGGAGATCTTTCCAGCAGCACCCCCGACCACTACCTGCACCTGAGTCTCGGTCCAATGAACTCAACAAATGTGGAGGACATACCCAGTAACTATGGCTTGACCGGTGAAATGGAGCTAGAGGTTGGCTTGAAATTCCTGAATAAAGATGCAGCAATGCTTGCTATTAAGAATTACAACATTCGTcgaagtgcaaaattcaaagtAGTGGAGTCAGATCATACTCG ctttaagtttggttccaatgttgttATAAGGAATGtaagctataacaggaacatgcatcaaggtcaaagcaatcaaataTGGAAGGAGccacgaggatctgatcaaccctttaggcaacaacaccttccaagataccATAGACAACGACCATCTTACAATGCATGCCAAGgcaatagttatggtggaccttCTCGTGACAACCAACAcccaccaaattactatggtcaaCAGCCATtccgaggtttcaatacttcg accacgcaagaaTCCGTTCGTCAGTCAGTGTACGGATATAAGGTGTCTTACAAAAAGGTTTGGCTAGCGAAGCAAAAGGCAATAGCGAGAATCTATGGAGACTGGGATGATTCTTATAACCAGCTACAGAGATACTTCAACGCGTTGCAAACTTTCGTTCCAG GTACAATTGTCGACCTTCAAACCCGACCATACTATGTCGGTAACACGCTCGAGCGCAAAAGTGTCATGTTTCATCAAGTATTCTGGTCATTCCCGTTGTGTGTCGAGGCATTCAAGCATTGCAAGCTGCTAGTCTCGGTTGATGGAATACACCTGTATGGTAAGTACACGGGGACCTTGTTGATGGGAATAGCACAGGACGGAAACAACAACATTCTTCTGATAGCTTTCGTGCTTGTGGAGCGGGAGAACACAGATGCGTGGTACTTCTTTCTGACCAACTTAAGGAGACATGTGTCTACTCAACCGGGAGTTCTACTGATCTCTGACAGGCACGCGGCTATAAAGGCTGCGCTTGAATGA
- the LOC107478771 gene encoding uncharacterized protein LOC107478771 → MNLSECINSVLKGTRNLPFLQKAILANREGITQMLVMSYDRVTSIFTVDEIAGVGTQSRFRVFLQQQRCDCGYFQALHYSCAHALAACAHARLDWQSYVDDVYRIENVFQVYQMGFPLLPDEEVWPPHDGHRLRPNPHLRRSIDG, encoded by the exons ATGAATCTTTCTGAGTGCATCAACTCTGTGCTCAAGGGGACTCGAAACCTTCCG TTCTTGCAAAAGGCAATACTTGCCAACAGGGAGGGAATCACACAAATGCTTGTGATGTCATACGACAGGGTGACGTCGATCTTCACCGTCGATGAGATAGCTGGCGTAGGCACACAATCCAGATTCAGAGTTTTCCTCCAGCAACAACGGTGTGATTGCGGATATTTCCAAGCATTGCACTACTCGTGTGCCCATGCGCTTGCTGCATGTGCCCATGCCAGACTTGACTGGCAGTCTTATGTCGACGATGTTTATCGGATTGAAAATGTGTTTCAGGTATATCAGATGGGGTTTCCGCTATTGCCTGATGAGGAAGTGTGGCCACCGCACGATGGACATCGTCTCCGTCCCAATCCCCATTTGCGCCGATCGATAGACGGCTGA